From Pseudomonas alcaligenes, a single genomic window includes:
- a CDS encoding methanol/ethanol family PQQ-dependent dehydrogenase, with the protein MKHNGLTQPFVCTALFAAMSLASLSAHAAVSDEDISASGKRTDQVVVNGINQQGQRYSTLDTLNSSNVQELRPVWALSFGGEKQRGQQAQPMIKDGVIYVTASYSRVFAADARTGKKLWQYDARLPDGIMPCCDVINRGVALYGDLVIFGTLDAKLVALNKDTGKVVWKKTVADYKAGYSISAAPLIAKGKLITGVAGGEFGVVGKIEAYDPQNGELLWTRPTVEGHMGYVYKDGKAVENGISGGAPGKTWPGDLWKTGGAAPWLGGFYDPTTDSLFFGTGNPSPWNSHLRPGDNLFSSSRLALNPEDGSIKWHFQTTPHDGWDYDGVNELVSFDYQDGGKTVQAAATADRNGFFYVLDRTNGKFIRGFPFVDKITWAKGLDKDGRPIYDPTHRPGAPGAEKKGSSVFVAPSFLGGKNWMPMAYSQDTGLFYVPSNEWGMDMWNEGVAYKKGAAYLGAGFTIKPLNEDYIGVLRAIDPKSGKEVWRYKNYAPLWGGVLATKGNLVFTGNPEGYLMAFDAKSGKKLYQFNTGSGVIASPITWEMDGEQYVTVLSGWGGAVPLWGGEVAKRIKDLDQGGMIWTFKLPKADAIAKR; encoded by the coding sequence ATGAAACACAACGGTCTCACCCAGCCTTTCGTTTGCACGGCGCTGTTTGCCGCGATGAGCCTGGCCAGCCTGTCGGCCCATGCCGCGGTCAGCGATGAAGACATCAGCGCCAGTGGCAAGCGCACCGATCAGGTGGTGGTCAACGGTATCAACCAGCAGGGCCAGCGCTACAGCACCCTGGATACCCTGAACAGCAGCAACGTGCAGGAACTGCGGCCGGTCTGGGCGCTGTCCTTCGGTGGCGAGAAGCAGCGCGGCCAGCAGGCCCAGCCGATGATCAAGGATGGCGTGATCTATGTCACCGCCTCCTACTCGCGGGTGTTCGCGGCCGATGCGCGTACCGGCAAGAAACTCTGGCAATACGATGCGCGCCTGCCCGACGGCATCATGCCGTGCTGCGACGTGATCAACCGCGGCGTGGCCCTCTACGGCGACCTGGTGATCTTCGGCACCCTCGACGCCAAGCTAGTGGCACTGAACAAGGACACCGGCAAGGTGGTGTGGAAGAAGACCGTGGCCGACTACAAGGCTGGTTACTCCATCTCCGCGGCGCCGCTGATCGCCAAGGGCAAACTGATCACCGGCGTGGCCGGCGGCGAGTTCGGCGTGGTCGGCAAGATCGAGGCCTACGACCCGCAGAATGGCGAGCTGCTGTGGACCCGGCCGACCGTGGAAGGCCACATGGGCTATGTCTACAAGGATGGCAAGGCCGTGGAGAACGGCATCTCCGGCGGCGCCCCGGGCAAGACCTGGCCGGGCGATCTGTGGAAAACCGGCGGCGCGGCACCCTGGCTGGGCGGCTTCTATGACCCGACCACCGATTCGCTGTTCTTCGGCACCGGCAACCCGTCGCCGTGGAACTCGCACCTGCGTCCCGGCGACAACCTGTTCTCCTCCTCGCGCCTGGCGCTGAATCCGGAAGACGGCTCGATCAAGTGGCACTTCCAGACCACCCCGCACGACGGCTGGGACTACGACGGCGTCAACGAACTGGTGTCGTTCGACTACCAGGACGGCGGCAAGACCGTGCAGGCCGCGGCCACTGCCGATCGTAACGGCTTCTTCTACGTGCTCGACCGCACCAACGGCAAGTTCATCCGTGGCTTCCCCTTCGTCGACAAGATCACCTGGGCCAAGGGCCTGGACAAGGACGGCCGGCCGATCTACGACCCGACCCATCGTCCTGGCGCACCGGGCGCCGAGAAGAAGGGCAGCTCGGTGTTCGTCGCACCGTCCTTCCTCGGTGGCAAGAACTGGATGCCCATGGCCTACAGCCAGGACACCGGGCTGTTCTACGTGCCGTCCAACGAGTGGGGCATGGACATGTGGAACGAGGGCGTGGCCTACAAGAAGGGCGCGGCCTACCTCGGCGCCGGCTTCACCATCAAGCCGCTGAACGAGGACTACATCGGCGTGTTGCGCGCCATCGATCCGAAGAGCGGCAAGGAAGTCTGGCGCTACAAGAACTACGCACCGCTGTGGGGTGGAGTGCTGGCGACCAAGGGCAACCTGGTATTCACCGGCAACCCGGAAGGCTACCTGATGGCCTTCGACGCCAAGAGCGGCAAGAAGCTCTACCAGTTCAACACCGGCTCGGGCGTGATCGCCTCGCCGATCACCTGGGAAATGGACGGCGAGCAGTACGTCACCGTGCTGTCCGGCTGGGGTGGTGCGGTACCGCTGTGGGGCGGCGAAGTGGCCAAGCGGATCAAGGATCTGGATCAGGGCGGGATGATCTGGACCTTCAAGCTGCCCAAGGCAGATGCCATCGCCAAGCGCTGA
- a CDS encoding methyl-accepting chemotaxis protein, translating to MFAQRWLSLLPGLLQLLGLLLLLYWQPRGWLALAACVPLLILLLGLPALLRGRRSPEPASTADEALAGLSRELSQTTTHNALSAAEVAYAVKQLAARQASQLQGAASIVASAEVMIATEEQTRVLGQQALAAACAVRHSSDDGRQVVQQSIQRMHQLSERASASRELIEALSQRSEDIQRVTQVIQAIASQTNLLALNAAIEAARAGEYGRGFAVVADEVRGLAGRTASATEEVGQMVGEIQRQTAAVVEQIRQLAVDLTAGVGTAEQAGSSLEHIAGLAQGVESQLGEIARGTEVNREQLGSLFAAVEQMRVELLDSEADTRRLGAAAERLEGQAEQISERLSSVALDDYHQRAYDLARDGAAAIAAQFEKDLDSGKVSLDDLFDRHYQEQPGTFPSKYRTRFDAYTDRVLPAIQEPLLSGHEGLVFAIACTAEGYVPTHNQAFSAPPTGDRQRDMAASRSKRLFNDRTGIRCGSHQQPLLLQTYTRDTGELMHDLSVPIHIRGRHWGGLRLGYKPQQALRGEPVRDGLGSTARPPAHRFQTSTTK from the coding sequence ATGTTCGCCCAACGATGGCTTTCCCTGCTGCCCGGCCTGCTCCAGTTGCTCGGGCTGCTTCTGCTGCTGTACTGGCAACCGCGTGGCTGGCTGGCGCTGGCCGCCTGCGTGCCGCTGCTGATCCTGTTGCTCGGCCTGCCGGCGCTGCTTCGTGGGCGGCGCTCGCCGGAGCCGGCAAGCACGGCCGACGAGGCGCTGGCCGGGCTCAGCCGCGAGCTGTCGCAGACCACCACGCACAATGCCCTGTCGGCCGCCGAGGTGGCCTATGCGGTGAAGCAGCTGGCCGCGCGCCAGGCCTCGCAACTGCAGGGTGCGGCCAGCATAGTGGCCAGCGCCGAAGTGATGATCGCCACCGAGGAGCAGACCCGCGTGCTCGGCCAGCAGGCCCTGGCGGCTGCCTGCGCGGTGCGCCACAGCAGCGACGACGGGCGCCAGGTGGTGCAGCAGAGCATCCAGCGCATGCACCAGCTGAGCGAGCGGGCCAGTGCCAGCCGCGAGCTGATCGAGGCCCTCAGTCAGCGCAGCGAGGATATCCAGCGGGTTACCCAGGTGATCCAGGCGATTGCCAGCCAGACCAATCTGCTGGCGCTCAACGCGGCCATCGAGGCGGCGCGGGCCGGCGAGTACGGGCGCGGTTTCGCGGTGGTCGCCGACGAGGTGCGCGGGCTGGCCGGGCGCACCGCCAGCGCCACCGAGGAGGTCGGCCAGATGGTCGGCGAGATCCAGCGCCAGACCGCCGCCGTGGTCGAGCAGATCCGCCAGCTGGCCGTGGATCTGACGGCCGGGGTCGGCACCGCCGAGCAGGCCGGCAGCAGCCTGGAGCATATCGCCGGGCTGGCGCAGGGGGTGGAAAGCCAGCTCGGCGAAATCGCCCGTGGCACCGAGGTCAATCGCGAGCAGCTGGGCAGCCTGTTCGCCGCCGTCGAGCAGATGCGCGTCGAACTGCTCGACAGCGAGGCCGACACCCGCCGCCTGGGCGCCGCGGCCGAGCGCCTGGAAGGGCAGGCCGAGCAGATCAGCGAACGACTCAGCAGCGTGGCCCTGGACGACTACCACCAGCGCGCCTATGACCTGGCCCGCGATGGTGCCGCAGCGATTGCCGCGCAGTTCGAGAAGGATCTCGATAGCGGGAAGGTCAGCCTCGACGATCTGTTCGACCGCCACTACCAGGAGCAGCCCGGCACCTTCCCGAGCAAGTACCGCACACGCTTCGATGCCTACACCGACCGCGTCCTGCCGGCCATCCAGGAGCCCCTGCTGAGCGGCCACGAGGGCCTGGTGTTCGCCATCGCCTGCACCGCCGAAGGCTATGTGCCGACCCACAACCAGGCGTTCAGCGCGCCGCCCACGGGCGACCGCCAGCGCGACATGGCGGCCAGTCGCAGCAAGCGCCTGTTCAACGATCGCACTGGCATCCGCTGCGGCAGCCACCAGCAGCCGCTGCTGCTGCAGACCTACACCCGCGACACCGGCGAGCTGATGCACGACCTGTCGGTGCCGATCCATATCCGCGGCCGCCACTGGGGCGGCTTGCGCCTGGGCTACAAGCCGCAGCAGGCGCTGCGCGGCGAGCCAGTGCGGGATGGGCTAGGGTCAACGGCGCGACCGCCGGCGCACCGCTTCCAAACATCTACTACCAAATGA
- a CDS encoding aldehyde dehydrogenase family protein, with amino-acid sequence MIYAQPGTPGAVVSFKPRYGNFIGGEFVAPLKGEYFTNTSPVNGQVIAEFPRSTAEDVEKALDAAHAAADAWGRTSVQARSLVLLKIADRIEANLEALAVAETWDNGKAVRETLNADVPLAADHFRYFAGCIRAQEGSAAEIDDNTAAYHFHEPLGVVGQIIPWNFPLLMAAWKLAPALAAGNCVVLKPAEQTPLSIMVLAELIGDLLPPGVLNIVQGFGREAGQALATSTRIAKIAFTGSTPVGSHIMRCAAENIIPSTVELGGKSPNIFFEDIMRAEPAFIEKAAEGLVLAFFNQGEVCTCPSRALVQESIFEPFMLEVQKKIKAIKRGNPLDTETMVGAQASQQQYEKILSYLDIAQQEGAQLLAGGNSERLAGDLASGYYIQPTLLKGHNKMRVFQEEIFGPVVGVTTFKDEAEALAIANDTEFGLGAGVWTRDINRAYRMGRGIKAGRVWTNCYHLYPAHAAFGGYKKSGVGRETHKMMLDHYQQTKNLLISYDINPLGFF; translated from the coding sequence ATGATCTATGCACAACCCGGAACCCCAGGTGCTGTGGTGTCCTTCAAACCGCGCTATGGCAACTTCATCGGCGGCGAATTCGTGGCGCCGCTCAAGGGCGAATATTTCACCAACACCTCGCCGGTCAACGGCCAGGTGATCGCCGAGTTCCCGCGCTCCACGGCCGAAGATGTCGAGAAGGCCCTGGATGCCGCCCATGCTGCCGCCGATGCCTGGGGTCGCACTTCGGTGCAGGCTCGCTCGCTGGTGCTGCTGAAGATTGCCGACCGCATCGAGGCCAACCTCGAAGCCCTGGCCGTGGCCGAGACCTGGGACAACGGCAAGGCCGTGCGCGAGACGCTGAACGCCGACGTGCCGCTGGCCGCCGACCACTTCCGCTACTTCGCCGGCTGCATCCGTGCCCAGGAAGGCAGCGCCGCGGAGATCGACGACAACACCGCTGCCTACCACTTCCACGAGCCGCTGGGCGTGGTCGGGCAGATCATCCCGTGGAACTTCCCGCTGCTGATGGCCGCCTGGAAGCTGGCCCCGGCCCTGGCCGCCGGCAACTGCGTGGTACTCAAGCCGGCCGAGCAGACCCCGCTGTCGATCATGGTGCTGGCCGAGCTGATCGGCGACCTGCTGCCGCCGGGTGTACTCAACATCGTCCAGGGCTTCGGCCGCGAAGCCGGCCAGGCCCTGGCCACCAGCACGCGCATCGCCAAGATCGCCTTCACCGGCTCCACCCCGGTGGGCTCGCACATCATGCGTTGCGCGGCCGAGAACATCATCCCGAGCACGGTCGAGCTGGGCGGCAAGAGCCCCAACATCTTCTTCGAGGACATCATGCGCGCCGAGCCGGCGTTCATCGAGAAAGCCGCCGAAGGCCTGGTGCTGGCCTTCTTCAACCAGGGCGAGGTGTGCACCTGCCCGTCGCGCGCACTGGTGCAGGAGTCGATCTTCGAACCCTTCATGCTCGAGGTGCAGAAGAAGATCAAGGCGATCAAGCGCGGCAACCCGCTGGACACCGAAACCATGGTCGGTGCCCAGGCGTCCCAGCAGCAGTACGAGAAGATCCTCTCCTACCTCGACATCGCCCAGCAGGAAGGCGCACAGCTGCTCGCCGGCGGCAACTCCGAGCGCCTGGCCGGCGATCTGGCCAGCGGCTATTACATCCAGCCGACCCTGCTCAAGGGCCACAACAAGATGCGCGTGTTCCAGGAAGAGATCTTCGGCCCGGTGGTCGGCGTCACCACCTTCAAGGACGAGGCCGAGGCCCTGGCCATCGCCAACGACACCGAGTTCGGCCTGGGCGCCGGCGTGTGGACCCGCGACATCAACCGTGCCTACCGCATGGGCCGCGGGATCAAGGCCGGCCGCGTGTGGACCAACTGCTACCACCTGTACCCGGCGCACGCCGCGTTCGGCGGCTACAAGAAGTCCGGTGTCGGTCGCGAGACCCACAAGATGATGCTCGACCACTACCAGCAGACCAAGAACCTGCTGATCAGCTACGACATCAACCCGCTCGGCTTCTTCTGA